A DNA window from Chlamydia felis Fe/C-56 contains the following coding sequences:
- a CDS encoding ParB/RepB/Spo0J family partition protein, whose product MSGVINKDTIIEVAIDSIRVSPFQPRRVFSDSELQELVSSLKSVGLIHPPVVREIRSGDKVLYYELIAGERRWRALQLAGYTIIPVVLKQVIADDIAAEATLVENIQRVNLSPMEMAEAFKKLINVFGLTQDKVALRVGKKRSTVANYLRLFSLSETIQKSLYSGEITLGHAKVILTLEDPKLREILAEKIISQHLAVREAEQEAKKLLAGEVVSTSSSKERVKTPSASSNYQEMQERLSQSLGYKVTIKSQGSHHSVSLHVQDEEQLKQLEQWLMRKS is encoded by the coding sequence GTGAGCGGAGTTATCAATAAAGATACAATAATAGAAGTGGCTATCGATAGTATTCGGGTGAGTCCCTTTCAACCCCGTCGGGTATTTTCTGATTCAGAACTTCAGGAATTAGTTTCATCCTTAAAATCCGTAGGTTTAATTCATCCTCCTGTGGTTCGTGAAATTCGTAGCGGAGATAAAGTTTTATATTATGAATTGATTGCTGGCGAGCGTCGCTGGCGAGCTTTACAGCTTGCGGGATATACCATCATTCCTGTCGTTCTTAAGCAAGTAATTGCTGATGATATTGCTGCAGAAGCAACACTTGTAGAGAATATCCAACGCGTTAATCTTAGCCCTATGGAAATGGCAGAGGCTTTTAAAAAACTCATTAATGTTTTTGGGCTAACTCAAGATAAGGTAGCGTTAAGAGTGGGGAAAAAACGCTCCACAGTGGCGAATTACTTACGTCTTTTTTCCTTATCTGAAACTATTCAGAAAAGTCTTTATTCAGGGGAGATTACTTTAGGACACGCTAAAGTGATTCTTACTCTCGAAGATCCTAAATTACGAGAAATTCTCGCTGAAAAGATTATCTCGCAGCATCTTGCTGTTCGCGAAGCCGAACAAGAGGCAAAGAAATTGCTAGCAGGAGAGGTTGTATCCACTTCCTCTTCCAAAGAACGTGTAAAGACACCTTCAGCATCTTCGAATTACCAGGAAATGCAAGAGCGTCTTAGCCAGTCTTTAGGCTACAAAGTGACGATAAAATCTCAAGGTTCTCATCATAGCGTATCGCTGCATGTTCAAGACGAGGAGCAGTTAAAACAATTGGAACAATGGTTAATGAGAAAATCCTAG
- a CDS encoding polysaccharide deacetylase family protein, protein MLIVLAFRQVFFSKQPDHLERLQRYLLLLKQSYPLVLPGEPVKKLSLMITFDHASADFYSHVFPFLKAHNIPAVVGIAWRYVADTSALSLPLAHRLAPSETLAFQDEVFAYHQPFCSQQELKTLAETPCIQLASSGFAIRNLQYSPPYLATEIFLSKYSIEKALGKKPLGFFYPFGKYDHVCERVVKKYYPFSFVLGDTINRKNKQHGIYRLDMTRAAYVLPKFILSPQYIKNWLMDRCRQTYLRWRPYSRERINFQESSSK, encoded by the coding sequence ATGCTTATTGTTTTAGCCTTTCGCCAAGTCTTCTTTTCTAAACAACCCGACCATTTAGAAAGATTACAGAGATATTTGTTGCTTCTTAAACAATCCTACCCGTTAGTGCTCCCCGGAGAACCAGTCAAAAAGCTATCTCTCATGATAACATTTGATCATGCTTCCGCGGACTTCTACTCTCATGTTTTCCCTTTTCTAAAAGCTCATAATATTCCTGCTGTTGTTGGGATAGCCTGGAGATATGTTGCTGATACGTCTGCTCTTTCCCTCCCTCTTGCACACCGTCTCGCTCCTAGCGAGACTTTAGCTTTCCAGGATGAAGTATTTGCCTATCATCAACCATTTTGCTCTCAACAAGAGCTGAAAACCCTTGCAGAGACTCCTTGTATACAATTAGCCTCGTCAGGATTTGCTATTCGCAATTTGCAATATTCTCCTCCCTATCTCGCAACAGAAATCTTTTTATCCAAATATTCTATAGAGAAAGCCCTAGGAAAAAAGCCCTTAGGCTTTTTCTATCCTTTTGGAAAATATGATCATGTGTGTGAACGGGTAGTTAAGAAATACTACCCCTTTTCTTTTGTTTTGGGAGATACGATAAATAGGAAAAATAAACAGCATGGGATTTATCGCTTAGATATGACACGAGCGGCCTATGTCTTGCCGAAATTTATCCTCAGCCCACAATATATTAAAAACTGGCTAATGGATAGGTGTAGACAAACATATCTACGCTGGCGTCCATACTCTCGAGAACGTATCAATTTTCAAGAAAGCTCGTCTAAATAA
- a CDS encoding SufS family cysteine desulfurase, translating to MVCRIKEDFPIFSNKKLQGESYVYLDSAATTHKPKKVIEAVTDFYSSSYATVNRNVYSSSKNITEDYNAVRGKIREWIRASHNEEIVFTRGTTAALNLLAISANDAFIPERGVVLVSEAEHHANVLSWELACRRRGSFVKKIRVDDSGFIDLEHLETLLKAGASFVSIAHVGNVTGCIQPVKQIASLAHQYGAYIAIDGAQGVAHTPVDVVDWDIDFYAFSAHKMYAPTGLGVLYGKKELLEKLPPVEGGGDMVSVYDSEYPEYLPSPLKFEAGTPPIASILGLGAALDYLQSLPKSLYQQEEELTKYLYNELMTIPGMHILGPDKSQSRGALISLRVQGAHPFDIGCLLDLQGIAVRTGHQCAQPAMHRWNLGHVLRVSLGIYNDKEDIDTFLSAFRVILDRVRV from the coding sequence ATGGTATGTAGGATAAAAGAAGACTTTCCTATTTTTTCTAATAAAAAGCTTCAGGGGGAGTCCTACGTTTATCTAGATTCTGCGGCCACTACGCACAAACCTAAGAAAGTCATAGAGGCTGTCACAGATTTTTACAGTAGCTCTTACGCTACTGTAAATCGTAATGTGTATAGTTCTTCGAAAAATATTACTGAAGATTATAACGCTGTTCGTGGAAAAATTCGCGAATGGATACGTGCTTCGCATAATGAAGAAATTGTTTTTACTCGAGGAACTACAGCAGCCCTAAACTTATTAGCCATATCGGCTAACGATGCTTTCATTCCTGAAAGGGGGGTAGTATTGGTGTCTGAAGCAGAACACCATGCTAATGTTTTATCTTGGGAATTGGCCTGTCGTAGACGGGGATCTTTTGTTAAAAAAATCCGCGTGGACGACTCTGGTTTTATAGATTTAGAACATTTAGAAACCTTGCTAAAAGCAGGTGCTTCTTTTGTTAGCATAGCACATGTAGGAAATGTTACAGGATGTATTCAGCCTGTAAAGCAAATAGCCAGTCTAGCTCATCAATATGGGGCCTATATTGCTATAGATGGAGCTCAAGGAGTTGCTCACACCCCTGTAGATGTTGTTGATTGGGATATTGATTTCTATGCCTTTTCAGCACATAAGATGTATGCCCCCACAGGATTAGGCGTGTTATATGGGAAGAAGGAGTTGTTAGAAAAACTTCCTCCTGTAGAAGGCGGTGGGGATATGGTCTCTGTCTATGATAGCGAATATCCAGAATATCTTCCCTCCCCGTTAAAATTTGAAGCAGGAACTCCTCCCATTGCCTCTATCTTAGGATTGGGAGCAGCCTTAGATTACTTACAGTCATTACCTAAATCTTTGTATCAGCAAGAAGAGGAGCTAACGAAATACCTATATAATGAGCTGATGACTATACCGGGCATGCATATATTAGGTCCGGACAAAAGCCAATCTCGTGGAGCTTTAATTAGCTTGAGGGTTCAAGGAGCGCATCCTTTTGATATCGGTTGTTTGCTAGATCTTCAGGGAATTGCTGTTCGCACAGGACATCAATGCGCACAACCCGCTATGCATCGATGGAATTTAGGCCATGTTCTTAGAGTGTCTTTAGGAATATACAACGATAAGGAAGACATTGATACGTTTCTGTCGGCTTTTCGTGTTATATTAGATAGAGTGCGAGTGTAA
- a CDS encoding SufD family Fe-S cluster assembly protein: MLGFLEHSFSIAKDSPIHQAAQACYSTHFQSESFKEVFSSFPWIKDLMLFPEKYHIANGGSETTKQYWLHHKNSLSCECVLINGKYEPSLSQLPEGVLAMSLKEAQSVFSTFIQRYAVDTQPLAFLNSVCAQDEGVVIYVPEKFQVSETLFIRHICSSTSQDDRVIYSPKIILILGKRSCCRVLVSHHTERESGVAQSFAIVNGVTEVFVSEGAELTLTMEPKYINEERVSWTHIATIEELGACSIYQRLQEDVGGYGWFDNTFSMIGSNSHGESLVSALSPKKTWVRNFMHHDAESTTSRQTIKSILYSGHFLFEGSIHVTSRGVFTDAYQKHDTLLLSDQARVTTFPRLEILTDDVKASHGATVGPLDPQQIFYMQSRGMTREEAQKKLVQGFLSMGLSQDAFPKLSAQMRNQSITKEHSLDGM, encoded by the coding sequence ATGTTGGGTTTTTTAGAGCATAGCTTTTCTATAGCAAAAGATTCTCCCATTCATCAAGCGGCGCAAGCGTGTTACAGTACGCACTTTCAGTCTGAGTCTTTTAAAGAGGTTTTCTCTAGCTTTCCCTGGATTAAAGACTTGATGCTGTTCCCAGAGAAGTACCATATTGCCAATGGAGGATCTGAAACAACAAAGCAGTATTGGTTGCATCATAAGAATTCGTTATCTTGTGAATGTGTTTTAATTAATGGGAAATACGAGCCTTCTCTTTCTCAATTACCGGAGGGAGTTTTGGCTATGTCTTTAAAAGAAGCACAGTCTGTTTTCTCTACCTTCATTCAAAGATATGCCGTAGATACACAACCCCTAGCCTTTCTTAACTCCGTATGCGCTCAAGATGAAGGCGTGGTGATTTATGTTCCTGAAAAGTTTCAGGTAAGCGAAACTTTATTTATTCGTCATATTTGTTCTTCAACTTCTCAAGATGATCGAGTGATCTATTCTCCGAAGATTATTTTAATTTTAGGGAAACGCTCTTGCTGTCGAGTATTAGTCTCTCACCATACCGAACGAGAAAGTGGTGTTGCTCAAAGTTTTGCTATAGTTAACGGTGTTACAGAAGTCTTTGTATCTGAGGGGGCAGAACTCACCTTGACGATGGAGCCCAAGTACATTAATGAGGAAAGGGTAAGTTGGACGCATATAGCAACTATTGAAGAACTTGGGGCCTGTTCTATATACCAACGTCTTCAGGAAGATGTTGGCGGTTATGGATGGTTTGATAATACTTTTTCCATGATCGGCAGCAATTCTCATGGGGAGTCTTTGGTTTCAGCCCTTTCCCCAAAGAAAACTTGGGTGAGAAATTTTATGCATCATGATGCTGAATCAACGACATCGCGCCAAACTATCAAATCGATATTGTATTCTGGACATTTTCTTTTTGAGGGGAGTATTCATGTAACCTCCCGAGGAGTGTTTACTGACGCGTATCAAAAGCACGACACATTGTTACTTAGTGATCAAGCTCGTGTAACAACTTTCCCAAGACTAGAAATTCTTACTGATGATGTTAAAGCTTCTCACGGAGCTACTGTAGGCCCGTTAGATCCCCAGCAGATATTTTATATGCAATCTCGGGGGATGACACGAGAAGAAGCCCAGAAGAAACTTGTGCAAGGATTTTTATCCATGGGGCTTTCTCAGGATGCCTTTCCTAAACTATCAGCGCAAATGCGAAATCAGAGTATTACGAAGGAGCATTCACTAGATGGTATGTAG
- the sufC gene encoding Fe-S cluster assembly ATPase SufC — protein MLHIQNLHVCCEDVKILDDLNLHVRPGELHIIMGPNGAGKSTFAKVLSGDDSVSIISGDISLLDQDLLEKAPEERAQMGLFIGFQQPPEIPGVNNRLFLKDAYNACRRSRQEEEITEVEFDLLLSSVSETYEFESFDHFLGRNINEGFSGGERKKNEIWQMLVLEPEMILLDEPDSGLDVDALRVICKTIEKYRELHPKSAICIVTHNPKLGNLLQPDQVHILLEGRIACSGGVSLMRELEEKSYHEVLACSSWG, from the coding sequence ATGCTGCATATACAAAACTTACACGTATGTTGTGAGGATGTTAAAATCTTGGATGATTTAAATTTGCATGTGCGTCCAGGAGAATTACATATTATTATGGGCCCTAATGGAGCAGGAAAATCTACCTTCGCGAAAGTGCTGTCGGGAGATGATAGCGTATCTATTATTTCTGGAGATATCAGCCTGTTAGATCAAGATCTATTAGAAAAAGCTCCTGAAGAACGGGCACAAATGGGATTATTTATTGGATTCCAGCAACCTCCAGAAATTCCTGGAGTGAACAATAGGCTTTTTCTAAAGGATGCCTATAACGCCTGTAGGCGTTCTCGTCAGGAAGAAGAGATCACAGAAGTTGAATTTGATTTGCTTTTATCTTCTGTGTCGGAAACTTATGAATTTGAATCGTTTGATCATTTCTTGGGAAGAAATATCAATGAGGGATTTTCTGGCGGAGAGAGGAAGAAAAACGAAATTTGGCAAATGCTGGTTTTAGAGCCCGAAATGATACTGTTAGACGAACCCGATTCAGGTTTAGATGTTGATGCTTTGAGAGTAATATGCAAAACCATTGAGAAGTATCGGGAACTTCATCCTAAAAGTGCTATTTGTATAGTTACACATAACCCTAAGTTAGGGAATCTTCTTCAACCCGATCAGGTGCATATTCTACTAGAAGGCAGAATAGCTTGTTCCGGAGGGGTTTCCTTGATGCGAGAACTCGAAGAAAAAAGTTATCACGAAGTGTTAGCATGCTCTTCTTGGGGGTAA
- the sufB gene encoding Fe-S cluster assembly protein SufB encodes MSQSIEDFLQTQDDYPYGFVTPIESEGLTKGLREETIKKISQLRNEPSFILDFRLKAYRHWKKLQEPAWARLKYSPIDYEDIVYFSAPKQKNPLGRLEEADPEILETFKKLGIPLDEQKRLLNVKNVALDLVFDSVSIGTTFKEALDKAGVIFCSMSEAIREHPDLIKKYLGSVVSYRDNYFAALNAAVFSDGSFVYIPKGVRCPMEISTYFRINDKESGQFERTLIIAEDDSFVSYLEGCTAPSYSSNQLHAAVVELVAHERAVVRYSTVQNWFSGDKKTGKGGVYNFVTKRGLCAGYKSKISWSQVEVGAAITWKYPSCILRGKESVGEFFSIALTNGKMQADTGTKMIHVGEKTTSTIVSKGISSDESHNTFRSLVSISKGAVGSRNYTQCDSMLIGQTCGAYTDPKISVENTMSSVEHEATTSKLRADQLMYLRSRGLSAEEAVSLVVHGFCREIIEQLPLEFAREASKLLFVKLENSVG; translated from the coding sequence ATGAGCCAATCCATAGAAGATTTTTTACAGACTCAAGATGACTATCCTTATGGTTTCGTCACACCCATAGAGTCTGAAGGATTGACTAAGGGACTTAGAGAAGAGACCATCAAGAAAATTTCTCAGTTGCGCAATGAGCCTTCTTTTATTTTAGATTTCCGTTTAAAAGCCTATCGTCATTGGAAAAAGCTGCAAGAGCCTGCTTGGGCTAGGCTGAAATACAGTCCCATTGATTATGAGGACATCGTCTATTTTTCTGCTCCAAAGCAAAAAAATCCTTTAGGGCGTTTAGAAGAGGCAGATCCTGAAATTTTAGAAACTTTTAAAAAGTTGGGGATTCCTTTAGATGAACAAAAGCGTCTATTAAATGTGAAGAATGTTGCCTTGGATCTAGTTTTTGATTCCGTGTCTATAGGGACAACGTTTAAAGAAGCTTTGGATAAAGCCGGAGTAATTTTCTGCTCCATGAGCGAGGCGATTCGAGAACATCCGGATTTGATAAAAAAATATTTAGGTTCAGTTGTTTCTTATAGGGACAATTATTTCGCAGCTTTAAATGCTGCTGTATTTAGTGACGGTTCTTTTGTCTACATTCCAAAGGGCGTGCGTTGCCCTATGGAGATTTCTACGTATTTTAGAATTAATGATAAGGAGTCGGGGCAGTTCGAGCGTACGTTAATTATCGCAGAAGATGATTCGTTTGTGAGTTATCTTGAAGGATGTACAGCTCCGTCATATTCTTCAAATCAGCTGCACGCAGCTGTTGTAGAATTAGTGGCGCATGAACGAGCCGTCGTGCGTTATTCTACCGTGCAGAATTGGTTTTCTGGAGATAAGAAAACCGGCAAAGGCGGGGTATATAATTTTGTAACCAAGCGTGGTTTATGCGCGGGTTATAAGTCAAAAATCTCTTGGTCTCAGGTTGAAGTTGGAGCGGCGATTACTTGGAAGTATCCTAGTTGCATTTTGAGGGGGAAAGAAAGCGTTGGAGAGTTTTTCTCTATCGCTTTGACAAATGGTAAGATGCAAGCTGATACCGGGACGAAGATGATTCATGTGGGGGAAAAAACAACTTCGACAATAGTTTCCAAGGGGATTTCTTCGGACGAGTCTCATAATACCTTTAGGAGTCTTGTTTCTATTTCTAAAGGAGCTGTTGGAAGTCGTAATTACACACAATGTGATTCGATGCTGATTGGGCAGACATGTGGGGCTTATACTGATCCTAAGATTTCAGTAGAGAATACCATGTCGTCTGTTGAGCATGAGGCAACAACATCAAAATTGCGAGCAGATCAGTTAATGTATTTGCGTAGTCGGGGATTAAGCGCTGAAGAAGCTGTAAGTTTAGTCGTCCACGGTTTTTGCCGTGAGATTATCGAACAGCTGCCTTTAGAATTTGCTAGAGAAGCCTCGAAACTATTGTTTGTTAAGTTGGAAAATAGTGTGGGGTAG
- a CDS encoding tetratricopeptide repeat protein, translating into MEEAAKHLAKEFLCSGINFFLSGEYEQAEQRLKETLELDPTAALAYCYLGIIALESGRIPEALTWCTKGLESEPGDSYLRYCYGVALDRDNRCEEAVEQYRAYVVLHPDDAECWFSLGGVYHRLGQYIEAIECFDKILELDPWNPQSLYNKSVVLTDMGNEKDAIALLETAVSKNPLYWKAWIKLGYLLSRHKQWDRATEAYERVVQLRPDLSDGHYNLGLCYLTLDKTRLALKAFQEALFLNEEDADAHFYVGLAHMDLKQNQQASDAFHRALGINLEHERSHYLLGYLYHMEGQTEKAEKELSFLTVKDSMFAPLLQKTVSSGHFERRLDVLP; encoded by the coding sequence ATGGAAGAAGCTGCAAAACATCTAGCGAAAGAATTTCTCTGCTCAGGAATTAATTTCTTTTTGAGTGGGGAATACGAACAGGCAGAACAAAGACTAAAAGAAACTTTAGAGCTAGATCCGACAGCAGCGCTAGCCTACTGCTATTTGGGAATTATTGCTTTAGAATCTGGAAGGATTCCCGAGGCGTTAACTTGGTGTACAAAGGGATTGGAGTCCGAGCCGGGTGATAGCTATTTGCGTTATTGTTACGGTGTGGCTTTAGATCGTGATAATCGTTGTGAAGAGGCGGTTGAGCAATATCGCGCCTATGTTGTTTTACATCCTGATGATGCGGAATGTTGGTTTAGCTTAGGCGGGGTGTACCATCGCTTAGGTCAATATATTGAAGCAATCGAATGCTTTGATAAAATCTTAGAATTAGATCCCTGGAATCCGCAAAGTTTATACAATAAGTCCGTTGTTTTAACAGATATGGGCAATGAGAAAGATGCTATTGCGTTATTAGAGACAGCAGTAAGTAAAAATCCTCTATATTGGAAGGCATGGATAAAATTGGGCTACTTACTCTCTCGCCATAAGCAATGGGACAGGGCTACGGAGGCTTACGAAAGGGTCGTTCAGTTGCGCCCGGATTTATCCGATGGTCATTATAACTTAGGTTTATGCTACCTCACCTTAGATAAAACACGATTAGCTTTAAAAGCTTTTCAAGAAGCTCTTTTTTTAAATGAAGAAGATGCTGATGCGCATTTTTATGTGGGGCTTGCTCACATGGACCTCAAGCAAAATCAGCAAGCATCAGATGCTTTCCACCGTGCGCTTGGCATTAATTTAGAACATGAGCGTTCGCACTATCTTCTCGGTTACCTTTATCATATGGAAGGGCAAACGGAAAAAGCAGAAAAAGAACTGTCGTTTTTAACCGTGAAGGATTCCATGTTCGCTCCTTTGCTGCAAAAAACAGTGTCTTCAGGACACTTTGAGCGTAGGCTGGATGTCCTCCCTTAA
- a CDS encoding penicillin-binding transpeptidase domain-containing protein, with amino-acid sequence MKPANKRRSYLTVPEKTNRLLSGIIVALAIIAVRLWHLAVVEHDQKLEEAYKPQTRIIPELVERAAICDRFGKVLAENKMQYDVSVAYGSIRDLPARAWHACSDGSRELIPVRKNYIARLSELLAQELHLDKEAIEDNIHAKASVLGSVPYLVQANVSERTYLRLKMMSKHWPGLHVEPSVRRYYPLGKAGSDILGYVGPISAQEYKRVTHELSKLRECVRAYEEGEDPKFPEGLASIDQVRSLLNSLENNAYSLNALVGKQGIEAYWDGKLRGQIGKKTVLVDRRGNFIQGLNEIAATPGKRLWLTLSAELQEFADALLLEHERTEQFRSSQSLKKQKFLPPLFPWIKGGAIIALDPNNGQILAMASSPRYNNNDFIDMRISSDSEARSAVYRWLENTEHIAEVYDRKVPLRRERRNPFTGLCYDEELSLTFDYFLDFILPNTSEVKSVIKRYGTVENAVKIQHSVGRLVDLFSYSEGHCFCSSIFDAVFPAEQEHIAIGRVISVKQQQWIARCLRDHEQEIEDIKQELEPFFAELPANYDKILLVDLFRMVVDPSKFHPELISSVGTFSLSEFFECQGHYVALRSAFSKIVEDVFAEVDFKEWRKLYFAKFLEVKRREESERKQRYPTPYVDYLLEEKRAQYQDFSRCYLDKFLVFLLSGQGETEYLKAYYESLAVWKEELEGGAHKALPWYGHYEFLKQKFSNCSIDLLHLFLSFREFSELQRPLYGNYVPMLTRNVPQKEQDLAAAFYPAYGYGYLRPHAFGQAATLGSIFKLVSAYSVLSQEVLRGNVDVDYLSRLFVIIDRQSFGYTSAKPHVGFFKDGSPIPSFYRGGILPKNDYFGRGRIDLISALEMSSNPYFSLLVGEHLSDPEDLCHAASLFGFGEKTGVGLPGEYAGAIPQDVAYNRSGLYATAIGQHTLVVTPLQTAVMMAALVNGGSLYVPNLVLGEGDGEEFCGTQPVKKRDVFMPECITELLKSGMHNVIWGNYGTTRSIHDQFSPELLARIIGKTSTAESIVRASLDRQYGSMKMKHVWFGAVGFSDAELTHPDIVVVVYLRLGEFGRDAAPIAVKMIEKWDKIRKKEVFSAGR; translated from the coding sequence ATGAAGCCAGCGAATAAACGTCGTTCTTATCTTACTGTCCCAGAAAAGACAAACAGACTGCTATCAGGAATTATCGTTGCTTTAGCGATAATTGCTGTACGTTTGTGGCATCTAGCTGTTGTTGAGCATGATCAGAAGTTAGAAGAGGCCTATAAACCGCAAACAAGAATAATTCCTGAACTTGTTGAGCGTGCGGCTATTTGTGATCGTTTTGGCAAAGTCTTGGCGGAAAATAAGATGCAGTACGATGTAAGCGTAGCTTACGGTTCTATTCGTGATTTGCCGGCTAGGGCATGGCATGCTTGTTCTGATGGTTCTCGAGAGCTTATTCCTGTGAGAAAAAACTACATAGCTCGTTTATCGGAACTCCTTGCTCAAGAACTACATTTAGATAAAGAGGCAATAGAAGACAATATTCATGCTAAAGCTTCTGTGCTAGGTTCAGTGCCCTATTTAGTTCAGGCCAATGTTTCTGAGCGTACATACTTAAGATTAAAGATGATGTCAAAACATTGGCCGGGGCTACATGTCGAGCCTTCGGTACGGCGTTATTATCCCTTGGGGAAGGCGGGTTCCGACATTTTAGGTTATGTAGGTCCTATTAGTGCTCAAGAATATAAGAGAGTAACGCATGAGTTGAGTAAATTGCGAGAATGTGTTCGAGCATATGAAGAGGGCGAGGATCCAAAGTTTCCTGAAGGTTTAGCCAGTATCGATCAGGTGCGTTCTTTATTAAATTCTTTAGAGAACAATGCTTACAGTTTGAATGCGTTGGTGGGGAAACAGGGTATAGAGGCATATTGGGACGGGAAATTGCGAGGACAGATAGGGAAAAAAACGGTTCTCGTAGATCGTCGTGGAAACTTTATACAAGGACTTAATGAGATCGCTGCAACTCCTGGGAAAAGATTGTGGTTGACGTTGTCGGCAGAATTACAAGAGTTTGCAGATGCTTTGCTTTTAGAACATGAAAGAACAGAACAGTTTCGTTCATCTCAGTCTTTAAAAAAACAAAAATTCCTACCCCCTTTATTCCCATGGATTAAGGGTGGAGCCATTATTGCTTTAGATCCTAATAATGGCCAGATATTGGCCATGGCATCATCCCCGCGATATAATAACAATGATTTTATCGATATGCGGATAAGCTCGGACTCTGAAGCGCGATCTGCGGTATATCGGTGGCTGGAAAATACCGAACACATTGCAGAAGTTTATGATAGGAAAGTCCCCTTGCGTCGTGAAAGACGAAATCCTTTTACGGGTTTGTGCTACGATGAGGAGCTTTCCCTTACGTTCGATTATTTTTTAGACTTTATTTTGCCGAATACTTCAGAAGTTAAGTCTGTTATTAAGCGCTACGGCACTGTGGAAAATGCTGTTAAGATACAGCATAGTGTAGGGCGGTTAGTGGATTTATTTTCTTATTCTGAAGGACATTGTTTTTGCTCTTCCATCTTTGATGCTGTGTTTCCTGCTGAGCAAGAACATATTGCGATAGGAAGGGTGATTTCTGTAAAGCAACAGCAATGGATTGCTCGTTGTCTTAGAGATCATGAGCAAGAGATTGAGGATATTAAGCAAGAACTGGAACCGTTTTTTGCTGAACTTCCAGCAAATTATGACAAGATTTTGCTTGTGGATCTTTTTCGAATGGTTGTTGATCCTTCAAAATTTCATCCAGAGCTCATTTCATCGGTAGGCACTTTTTCTTTATCAGAGTTTTTCGAATGCCAGGGGCATTACGTAGCATTGCGTAGCGCGTTTTCTAAGATAGTCGAGGATGTTTTTGCTGAGGTAGATTTTAAAGAGTGGAGAAAGCTCTATTTTGCTAAGTTTTTAGAGGTTAAGCGTAGGGAAGAAAGCGAAAGAAAACAGCGATATCCTACACCCTATGTGGATTATTTGTTAGAAGAGAAGCGTGCGCAATATCAGGATTTCAGTCGTTGTTATCTCGATAAGTTTTTAGTTTTCTTGCTTTCGGGGCAGGGTGAAACGGAGTATCTAAAAGCGTATTATGAATCTCTTGCTGTATGGAAAGAGGAGCTTGAAGGTGGCGCGCATAAGGCTTTGCCTTGGTATGGGCATTACGAGTTTTTAAAGCAGAAGTTTTCTAATTGCTCAATAGATTTATTGCATTTGTTTTTATCCTTTAGGGAATTTTCAGAGCTTCAAAGGCCTCTTTATGGCAATTATGTTCCGATGCTTACAAGGAACGTTCCTCAAAAAGAACAGGATTTGGCCGCAGCATTTTATCCTGCTTATGGTTATGGATATCTGCGGCCACATGCCTTTGGTCAAGCAGCAACTCTAGGGTCTATTTTCAAGTTGGTTTCCGCTTATTCTGTTTTATCTCAAGAAGTTTTGCGGGGGAATGTTGATGTAGACTATTTGTCTCGATTGTTTGTTATTATTGATAGACAATCTTTTGGATATACAAGTGCCAAGCCCCACGTGGGTTTTTTTAAAGATGGATCTCCTATCCCTTCGTTTTATCGTGGGGGGATTTTGCCTAAGAATGATTATTTTGGGCGTGGACGTATTGACCTGATTTCTGCTTTAGAGATGTCAAGCAATCCGTATTTTTCCTTACTTGTTGGCGAGCATCTTTCCGATCCTGAAGATTTATGCCACGCGGCATCTTTGTTTGGATTCGGAGAGAAAACAGGCGTGGGATTACCTGGTGAGTATGCAGGGGCGATTCCTCAGGATGTGGCATACAATCGTTCGGGATTGTATGCCACTGCTATAGGTCAGCATACTCTTGTTGTCACTCCTTTGCAAACGGCCGTAATGATGGCGGCCTTAGTCAACGGAGGATCTTTGTATGTCCCCAACTTGGTTTTAGGTGAGGGGGATGGTGAAGAGTTTTGTGGAACGCAACCTGTGAAAAAAAGGGATGTGTTTATGCCTGAATGTATAACAGAGTTATTGAAATCAGGCATGCACAACGTGATTTGGGGGAATTACGGAACAACACGAAGTATTCACGATCAATTTAGTCCAGAATTACTCGCTCGTATTATTGGGAAAACAAGCACGGCGGAATCGATAGTTCGTGCAAGTTTAGATCGGCAATACGGAAGTATGAAAATGAAGCACGTATGGTTTGGTGCTGTCGGATTTTCGGATGCAGAACTTACACATCCTGATATTGTTGTTGTAGTCTATTTGCGTCTCGGAGAGTTTGGAAGAGATGCGGCTCCTATTGCTGTAAAGATGATAGAGAAGTGGGATAAAATAAGAAAAAAAGAAGTTTTTTCGGCGGGTCGATGA